The Blastomonas fulva genome contains a region encoding:
- a CDS encoding 3-hydroxybutyrate dehydrogenase, with amino-acid sequence MLKGLNAIVTGSTSGIGLGIANVLASKGANLVITGFGDADAIEKERAGLAAKYGVEVVYSNADMSKPDDVKAMVELCVEKLGSVDILVNNAGIQHTDAVEDFPADKWHQVIAINLSGIFFAIQAALPHMKAKGFGRIINIGSVHGLIASKHKAAYVAAKHGVVGLSKVVALENAGTGITSNTICPGWVHTPLVQKQIEAMAADQGISVEAATEKLLIEKQPSKQFATPEQMGELAAFLSSEAAAQITGTAIPVDGGWTAQ; translated from the coding sequence ATGCTTAAGGGACTGAATGCCATCGTCACCGGCTCGACCAGCGGAATCGGGCTGGGCATTGCCAATGTTCTGGCGTCCAAGGGCGCCAATCTGGTCATCACCGGTTTCGGCGATGCCGATGCGATCGAGAAGGAACGCGCAGGCCTGGCCGCCAAATACGGCGTCGAGGTCGTCTACAGCAATGCCGACATGTCCAAGCCCGATGATGTCAAGGCGATGGTCGAACTGTGCGTCGAAAAGCTCGGCTCGGTCGACATCCTGGTCAACAACGCCGGCATCCAGCACACCGACGCGGTCGAGGACTTTCCGGCGGACAAGTGGCATCAAGTGATCGCGATCAACCTGTCGGGTATCTTCTTCGCCATCCAGGCCGCGCTGCCGCACATGAAGGCAAAGGGCTTCGGCAGGATCATCAACATCGGATCGGTCCACGGCCTGATCGCCAGCAAGCACAAGGCGGCCTATGTCGCTGCCAAGCACGGCGTGGTCGGCCTAAGCAAGGTCGTTGCGCTCGAGAACGCCGGCACCGGTATCACGTCGAACACCATCTGCCCCGGCTGGGTCCACACGCCTTTGGTGCAGAAGCAGATCGAGGCGATGGCCGCCGATCAGGGCATCAGCGTGGAAGCCGCAACCGAAAAGCTGCTGATCGAAAAGCAGCCCAGCAAGCAGTTCGCCACCCCCGAACAGATGGGCGAACTCGCCGCGTTCCTCTCGAGCGAGGCAGCAGCGCAAATCACCGGCACCGCGATCCCCGTGGATGGCGGCTGGACCGCGCAGTAA